One Triticum dicoccoides isolate Atlit2015 ecotype Zavitan chromosome 5B, WEW_v2.0, whole genome shotgun sequence genomic window carries:
- the LOC119309711 gene encoding uncharacterized protein LOC119309711 codes for MRRPRRAGKLGGGGGCGGKAAAGAEAPAGLEDAEGGTVIAVGGEGEAAVLGLPAAGEGGGQKAPLGVKVAAAVKSAEGAPVIAVAGEGEAPVQGDPAGPGADREADALAAKGVAEKDDEGVRWLKHYSSMHSILVVGDGDFSFSLALATAFGSGEHIVATSLDPYDALKRKYGNAEANIAELKMLGSTVLHGVDAKLMKLYPSLKMRRFDRIVFNFPHAGFNGKEDNPLVINLHKQLVTGFFANARHLLRPFGEIHLSHKTGYPYDAWDIEQLASESCLIMFDKDVFCKEEYPGYNQKRGDGAKSDQSFALGLCYTFKFCIGDVKKLKKARGNIVGSISSLGGSKFYPDMLATDTRSFDLHPLAPAWPRPHFPPANRVDMPIMFDPYPFGGPPMERPGLPLNFYGPERAPYLHHQHMIQPLCRGPAPHVLPNQGSFHPPMDMIQPMCRGPPLHVLPNQGGFRPPMGRLGHPEQPWHQERPPVVPPWRSDDYYSGEYQRSLQREYEIERQLMPGGASLDYSAFLKNRYKESDQRRGRLEMLIQFYGGQ; via the exons atgcgGCGGCCACGGCGAGCGGGGAAGCTcgggggcggcggcgggtgcgggggcaaggcggcggcgggggcggaggCTCCGGCGGGACTCGAGGACGCCGAAGGGGGCACCGTGATCGCCGTCGGcggggagggcgaggcggcggtgcTAGGGCTTCCGGCGGCCGGAGAAGGCGGCGGGCAGAAGGCGCCACTGGGGGTGAAGGTCGCGGCGGCCGTGAAGAGCGCAGAGGGGGCGCCGGTGATCGCCGTCGCCGGGGAGGGCGAGGCGCCCGTGCAAGGGGATCCGGCGGGCCCCGGCGCTGATCGGGAGGCCGATGCGCTGGCGGCGAAAGGTGTGGCGGAGAAGGATGACGAGGGGGTGAGGTGGCTCAAGCACTACTCGTCGATGCACAGCATACTCGTCGTCGGGGACGGGGATTTCTCCTTCTCGCTGGCGCTCGCCACCGCGTTCGGCTCCGGCGAGCACATCGTCGCCACGTCCCTCGACCCCTACG ACGCTTTAAAGAGGAAGTATGGCAACGCTGAGGCAAATATAGCAGAGCTGAAAATGTTGGGATCTACAGTTTTGCATGGTGTTGATGCAAAACTGATGAAGCTTTACCCTTCTCTGAAGATGAGACGGTTCGACCGGATCGTCTTTAATTTTCCTCATGCTGGGTTCAACGGAAAAGAGGATAACCCGCTAGTCATCAA CTTGCATAAGCAGCTGGTAACTGGATTTTTTGCCAATGCACGACACCTGCTTCGGCCCTTTGGTGAAATCCACCTTAGCCACAAGACAGGATATCCTTACGACGCATGGGATATCGAGCAACTAGCCAGTGAGTCTTGTCTTATTATGTTTGATAAAGATGTTTTCTGCAAAGAGGAGTACCCTGGTTATAACCAAAAGAGAGGAGATGGTGCAAAGTCCGATCAATCTTTTGCTCTAGGTCTTTGCTACACTTTTAAGTTCTGCATCGGTGATGTAAAGAAACTGAAGAAAGCACGTGGAAACATTGTTGGTTCAATCTCATCCCTTGGAGGCAGCAAATTCTATCCTGACATGTTGGCAACTGACACGAGGTCATTTGATCTGCATCCACTTGCTCCAGCATGGCCTCGGCCACACTTTCCTCCAGCCAACAGAGTTGACATGCCAATCATGTTTGATCCTTACCCCTTTGGAGGTCCTCCAATGGAACGTCCAGGTTTGCCACTCAACTTCTATGGCCCAGAGAGAGCTCCTTACTTACATCACCAGCACATGATCCAGCCACTGTGCAGAGGGCCAGCGCCGCATGTTTTGCCCAACCAAGGCAGCTTTCATCCACCAATGGACATGATCCAGCCAATGTGCAGAGGGCCACCGCTGCATGTTTTGCCCAACCAAGGCGGCTTTCGTCCACCAATGGGGAGGCTTGGACATCCGGAGCAGCCTTGGCACCAAGAGAGGCCTCCAGTTGTGCCACCATGGAGAAGCGACGACTACTACTCAGGAGAGTACCAGAGGAGTCTGCAGCGGGAGTATGAGATTGAGAGGCAACTGATGCCTGGAGGAGCCAGCCTGGATTACTCTGCTTTCCTCAAGAATCGCTACAAGGAGTCGGATCAGAGGCGGGGGAGGCTGGAAATGCTGATTCAGTTCTATGGTGGACAGTGA
- the LOC119305725 gene encoding uncharacterized protein LOC119305725 — protein sequence MGLCASMLQRRTERRYPEPRRGTAKALFVVRGDRRPSNPDALVVRVQDSGRTQLRRHGREECGGGHGGCWRQGTNALDCMITRARMPRLPCAGTGTVGVEPDAALRTRETTAAGRGAPPGLGVAPDAPLYTRKMTAADGGSPPRTRRTPPTAPVTPTLPSPAMTPMSGAPAAPSTPASAAMTPGRPVWQRRILMGMRCELPRFSGLVLYDEHGRPIPVGTPGRRNHRQGKKKTARTSSTTTLRDLL from the exons ATGGGGCTCTGCGCGTCGATGCTGCAGCGGAGGACGGAAAGGCGGTACCCCGAGCCGAGGCGCGGCACGGCGAAGGCGCTGTTCGTCGTCAGAGGCGACCGCCGGCCGTCGAACCCAGATGCGCTGGTGGTCCGGGTGCAGGACTCCGGTCGAACACAGCTCCGGAGACATGGCAGGGAGGAGTGTGGAGGAGGACACGGGGGGTGCTGGCGACAAGGCACCAACGCGCTGGACTGCATGATCACCCGCGCTCGGATGCCCCGGCTGCCTTGCGCCGGCACCGGAACCGTCGGGGTCGAGCCGGACGCAGCGTTGCGCACGCGTGAGACGACGGCGGCGGGCCGAGGTGCCCCGCCAGGGCTCGGGGTCGCGCCGGACGCACCGTTGTATACGCGCAAGATGACGGCCGCGGACGGAGGGTCCCCGCCACGGACGCGTAGGACGCCACCAACGGCCCCGGTGACGCCGACGCTGCCCTCGCCGGCCATGACACCCATGAGCGGGGCACCGGCGGCACCGAGCACGCCGGCCTCGGCGGCCATGACGCCGGGCCGGCCGGTGTGGCAGAGGAGGATACTGATGGGGATGCGGTGCGAGCTGCCGCGATTCAGCGGGCTCGTGCTGTACGACGAGCACGGCCGGCCCATCCCGGTCGGCACCCCGGGCAGAAGAAACCACCGCCAG GGGAAGAAGAAGACTGCCAGAACATCTTCCACCACAACTCTCAGGGACCTCCTATAG